A stretch of Vannielia litorea DNA encodes these proteins:
- a CDS encoding UbiH/UbiF/VisC/COQ6 family ubiquinone biosynthesis hydroxylase has product MDNPAGRAIVRPMFDADVIIAGGALTGASLALALAQGGARVVVVDRLPADAQASPDFDGRSYALALASQRLLEALGVWGAVAEKAQPILHVKTGDGRPGEGVLGGLLHLDHGEIDEGPMGFMLEDRHLRPALMAALADAPGVTVLAGEEIVAQAVAPGHVAVTLGSGRVLKAALLAGADGRGSPTARRAGIARRDSDYGQTALTCAVAHERPHGGVAHQFFMPSGPLAILPLPGDRSSIVWSERRNQAKELAKASDEAFLAALRPVFGDFLGEIRLEGVRFAYPLTLTVAERIVAERLALVGDAAQGIHPIAGQGLNQGLRDVATLAQVVTEARRRGEDCGSALVLERHRAWRSFDRTALTLATDGFNRLFSNDNPLLRAARDLGVSAVAALPDLRRRFIREAAGLTGDLPRLLQGKAL; this is encoded by the coding sequence ATGGACAATCCCGCCGGGCGGGCCATAGTCCGCCCCATGTTTGATGCGGATGTGATCATCGCGGGCGGCGCGCTGACCGGAGCCTCGCTGGCGCTGGCGCTGGCCCAGGGCGGCGCGCGGGTGGTGGTGGTGGACCGGCTGCCCGCCGATGCGCAGGCCTCGCCCGATTTCGACGGACGCTCCTATGCCCTGGCGCTGGCCTCGCAGCGGCTGCTCGAGGCGCTCGGGGTCTGGGGTGCGGTGGCCGAGAAGGCGCAGCCGATCCTGCATGTGAAAACTGGCGACGGACGGCCCGGCGAGGGCGTGCTGGGCGGCTTGCTGCACCTCGATCACGGCGAGATCGACGAAGGGCCGATGGGCTTCATGCTGGAAGACCGGCACCTGCGGCCTGCGCTCATGGCCGCCTTGGCCGACGCGCCCGGCGTGACGGTGCTGGCGGGCGAGGAGATCGTGGCGCAGGCCGTGGCACCGGGTCATGTGGCGGTGACGCTGGGCTCGGGGCGGGTGCTGAAGGCGGCGCTGCTGGCCGGGGCCGACGGGCGCGGCTCGCCCACGGCGCGGCGGGCCGGGATTGCGCGGCGCGACAGTGATTATGGCCAGACCGCGCTGACCTGCGCCGTGGCCCACGAGCGGCCCCACGGCGGCGTGGCGCATCAGTTCTTCATGCCTTCCGGGCCGCTGGCGATCCTGCCGCTGCCGGGGGATCGGAGCAGCATCGTCTGGTCGGAACGGCGGAACCAGGCCAAGGAATTGGCGAAGGCCAGCGATGAGGCGTTTCTGGCGGCGCTGCGGCCGGTCTTCGGCGACTTCCTGGGCGAGATCCGGCTGGAAGGCGTGCGCTTTGCCTATCCGCTCACCCTGACGGTGGCGGAGCGGATCGTGGCGGAGCGGCTGGCGCTGGTGGGCGATGCGGCCCAGGGGATTCACCCGATTGCCGGGCAGGGGCTGAACCAGGGGCTGCGCGACGTGGCGACGCTGGCGCAGGTGGTGACCGAGGCGCGGCGGCGCGGCGAGGATTGCGGATCGGCGCTGGTGCTGGAGCGGCACCGGGCGTGGCGCAGCTTTGACAGGACCGCGCTGACGCTGGCGACGGACGGGTTCAACCGCCTGTTCTCGAACGACAATCCGCTCCTGCGGGCAGCGCGCGACCTGGGCGTATCGGCCGTGGCGGCCCTGCCGGACCTGCGGCGGCGGTTCATCCGCGAGGCGGCGGGGCTCACCGGCGATCTGCCGCGCCTGTTGCAGGGCAAGGCCCTCTAG
- a CDS encoding LON peptidase substrate-binding domain-containing protein — translation MMHAADLPETLPVFPLPGALLLPRARLPLHIFEPRYLAMLDDTLKTSSRLIGMVQPCEGPKGCGCGPGRLQKIGCAGRLTGFSETEDGRYMVTLTGISRFRLQEELDGFTPYRKVKPCWKGFDRDLGKPEHDKGFDRRAFMPKLCRYFEAQGLSTDWDSLEDADDELLINSLSMLCPFDVEDKQALLEAPSLETRRETLVTLIEFALRSGEDGEERLQ, via the coding sequence ATGATGCACGCAGCCGATCTCCCCGAGACACTTCCGGTCTTTCCTCTGCCTGGCGCGCTGCTCCTGCCGCGCGCCCGGCTGCCTCTGCATATCTTCGAGCCGCGCTACCTGGCGATGCTCGACGACACGCTGAAGACCTCTTCGCGCCTGATCGGCATGGTGCAGCCCTGCGAAGGCCCCAAGGGCTGCGGCTGCGGCCCGGGGCGCTTGCAGAAGATCGGCTGCGCTGGCCGGCTCACCGGCTTCTCCGAAACCGAGGATGGCCGCTACATGGTGACCCTCACGGGGATCTCGCGCTTCCGGCTTCAGGAGGAGCTCGACGGATTCACGCCCTACCGCAAGGTCAAACCCTGCTGGAAGGGCTTCGACCGTGACCTCGGCAAGCCCGAGCACGACAAGGGGTTCGATCGCAGGGCCTTCATGCCCAAGCTCTGCCGCTACTTCGAGGCGCAGGGTCTCTCGACCGACTGGGACAGCCTCGAGGACGCCGACGACGAGTTGCTGATCAATTCGCTCTCCATGCTCTGCCCCTTCGACGTAGAGGACAAGCAGGCGCTGCTCGAGGCCCCCTCGCTCGAAACCCGGCGCGAAACGCTGGTGACCCTGATCGAATTCGCCCTGCGCAGTGGCGAAGACGGCGAGGAACGGCTGCAATGA
- a CDS encoding aminotransferase class I/II-fold pyridoxal phosphate-dependent enzyme has protein sequence MTFPERFSNLPDYAFPRLRKLLDGIAPGGEVIDMTIGEPRHGLPGFVAPVLAQYVEDFAKYPPNDGTPELKAAITGWLSRRYGVALDPETRVMALNGTREGLFNACLALCPERAANGDTPTVLLPNPFYQVYAVAAAAAGAEPVLVPATLATGFLPDFSALPEDVLARAEIAYICSPSNPQGAVADTLYWRELIGMAEGYGFRLFADECYSEVYRDTPPPGVLQVAADMGADPEKIVSFHSLSKRSNLPGLRSGFVASGPANITAIKRLRAYAGAPIPLPLQRVSELAWCDEAHVEESRALYRRKYAIADEIFATWPEYRPPQGGFFLWLKVDDSEQATIKLWRETGVKVLPGAYLGREVEGENPGAGYIRVAMVTKDTDELQAGLTRLRDCLAV, from the coding sequence ATGACCTTTCCAGAGCGGTTCTCGAACCTGCCAGATTACGCCTTTCCGCGCCTGCGGAAACTTCTCGATGGCATCGCGCCGGGAGGAGAGGTGATCGACATGACCATCGGCGAGCCGCGCCACGGCCTGCCCGGCTTCGTTGCCCCGGTCCTCGCGCAATACGTTGAAGACTTCGCCAAGTACCCGCCGAACGACGGCACGCCCGAGCTGAAGGCGGCGATCACCGGCTGGCTCTCCCGCCGCTACGGCGTCGCGCTCGACCCCGAAACCCGGGTGATGGCGCTCAACGGCACCCGCGAAGGGCTGTTCAACGCCTGCCTCGCGCTCTGCCCCGAACGCGCCGCCAACGGCGACACGCCGACGGTGCTGCTGCCCAACCCGTTCTACCAGGTCTACGCCGTGGCCGCCGCCGCCGCCGGGGCCGAGCCGGTCCTGGTGCCCGCCACCCTGGCCACCGGCTTCCTTCCCGATTTCTCCGCGCTCCCCGAGGATGTGCTGGCCCGCGCCGAGATCGCCTATATCTGCTCGCCGTCAAACCCGCAGGGCGCGGTCGCCGACACGCTCTACTGGCGCGAGCTGATCGGCATGGCCGAGGGCTACGGCTTCCGCCTCTTTGCCGACGAGTGCTACTCCGAGGTCTACCGCGACACGCCGCCGCCGGGCGTGCTCCAGGTCGCCGCCGACATGGGCGCGGACCCGGAGAAGATCGTGAGCTTCCACTCGCTCTCCAAGCGGTCCAACCTGCCCGGCCTGCGCTCCGGCTTCGTGGCCTCCGGCCCGGCCAACATCACCGCCATCAAGCGCCTGCGGGCCTATGCCGGCGCGCCCATTCCGCTGCCGCTCCAGCGGGTCTCGGAGCTGGCCTGGTGCGACGAGGCCCATGTCGAGGAGAGCCGTGCGCTCTACCGGCGCAAATACGCCATCGCCGACGAGATCTTCGCCACCTGGCCCGAGTACAGGCCCCCGCAGGGCGGTTTCTTCCTGTGGCTCAAGGTCGACGACAGCGAGCAGGCCACCATCAAGCTCTGGCGCGAGACCGGGGTGAAGGTGCTGCCGGGGGCCTACCTGGGCCGCGAGGTCGAGGGGGAGAACCCCGGCGCCGGCTACATCCGGGTGGCGATGGTAACGAAAGATACAGACGAGCTGCAGGCGGGGCTGACACGGCTCCGCGACTGCCTCGCAGTTTGA
- a CDS encoding GDSL-type esterase/lipase family protein, with the protein MAQRILCFGDSNTHGTPPMAARGRHERFGRDTRWPCVMAAAMGDVELIEEGLPGRTTQHDDPVMGAFMNARPALRMALRSHAPLDRLVVMLGTNDCKARFQPSAEKIAAGIAGLLDIAMSEEEAARHPGMRITLLAPPAPVEAGPFAAEFAGASQLRLAPALAALAGVRGLDFFDAGSVIPVSPVDGIHIAAEDHVVLGKALAAHLS; encoded by the coding sequence GTGGCACAAAGGATTCTCTGCTTCGGCGACAGCAACACCCATGGCACGCCCCCGATGGCGGCGCGCGGGCGGCACGAAAGGTTCGGCCGCGACACCCGCTGGCCCTGCGTGATGGCCGCGGCCATGGGCGATGTGGAGCTGATCGAGGAGGGGCTGCCCGGCCGGACCACGCAGCACGACGACCCGGTGATGGGGGCCTTCATGAACGCCCGCCCCGCGCTGCGGATGGCGCTGAGGAGCCACGCGCCGCTCGACCGGCTGGTGGTGATGCTGGGGACAAACGACTGCAAGGCGCGGTTCCAGCCCAGCGCGGAGAAGATCGCGGCGGGGATCGCGGGGCTGCTCGACATCGCCATGAGCGAGGAAGAGGCCGCGCGGCATCCGGGGATGCGGATCACCCTCCTGGCGCCCCCGGCCCCGGTCGAGGCCGGGCCCTTTGCGGCGGAGTTCGCGGGCGCATCACAGCTGCGCCTCGCCCCGGCGCTGGCAGCACTGGCCGGGGTGCGGGGGCTCGACTTTTTCGATGCCGGGTCGGTGATCCCGGTCAGCCCGGTGGACGGCATCCACATCGCGGCGGAGGATCACGTGGTGCTGGGCAAGGCCCTGGCCGCCCATCTCTCCTGA
- a CDS encoding Trm112 family protein: protein MSDDPKAHSGVERHVLEALVCPETQGVLRYDAEAGELISERARLAFPIRDGIPIMLVDEARKLDD from the coding sequence ATGAGCGACGACCCCAAGGCCCATTCCGGCGTCGAGCGCCACGTGCTCGAGGCCCTCGTCTGCCCTGAGACCCAGGGCGTGCTGCGCTACGACGCCGAGGCCGGCGAGCTGATCTCGGAGCGGGCACGCCTCGCCTTCCCGATCCGCGACGGCATCCCGATCATGCTGGTGGACGAAGCCCGCAAGCTGGACGATTGA
- the trxA gene encoding thioredoxin, with the protein MLEFGQGNNEAAPAGDFIKDVNEADFMKEVIEASREVPVIVDFWATWCGPCKTLGPQLEAAVTALKGRVKMVKVDVDRNQGIAGQLRIQSIPTVYAFWQGQPVDGFQGALPESQLKEFVSKVAALSGDDGGLAEALATAEEMLEQGAAADAAEVFGAILGEEPENAAAFGGLVRAHVAAGQTEQAEALLANVPAAIAGSAEVEAARAQIELLKQAANAGPLAELTAAVEADPANHQARFDLANALQAAGETEAAVDHLLELFRRDREWNDGAAKTQLFTIFDALKPQDPVVLKGRRKLSSMIFA; encoded by the coding sequence ATGCTCGAATTCGGCCAAGGCAACAACGAAGCCGCGCCCGCAGGCGATTTCATCAAGGACGTGAACGAAGCCGACTTCATGAAGGAGGTCATCGAGGCCTCGCGCGAGGTGCCGGTGATCGTCGATTTCTGGGCCACCTGGTGCGGGCCGTGCAAGACGCTGGGCCCCCAGCTCGAAGCCGCCGTGACGGCGCTGAAGGGCAGGGTGAAGATGGTGAAGGTCGATGTCGATCGCAACCAGGGCATCGCCGGCCAGCTGCGCATCCAGTCCATCCCCACCGTCTATGCCTTCTGGCAGGGCCAGCCGGTCGACGGTTTCCAGGGCGCGCTGCCCGAGAGCCAGCTGAAGGAGTTCGTCAGCAAGGTCGCCGCGCTTTCGGGCGATGACGGCGGGCTGGCCGAGGCGCTGGCCACCGCCGAGGAGATGCTGGAGCAGGGCGCGGCCGCCGATGCCGCCGAGGTCTTCGGGGCGATCCTCGGCGAAGAGCCCGAGAACGCCGCCGCCTTCGGCGGGCTGGTGCGCGCCCATGTTGCCGCCGGTCAGACCGAGCAGGCCGAGGCCTTGCTGGCCAACGTGCCCGCCGCCATCGCCGGCTCCGCCGAGGTCGAGGCCGCGCGCGCCCAGATCGAGCTGCTGAAGCAGGCTGCCAACGCCGGCCCCCTGGCCGAGCTCACCGCCGCCGTCGAGGCCGACCCGGCCAACCACCAGGCCCGCTTCGACCTGGCCAACGCGCTGCAGGCCGCGGGCGAGACCGAGGCTGCCGTGGATCATCTGCTCGAGCTCTTCCGCCGTGACCGCGAGTGGAACGACGGCGCCGCCAAGACCCAGCTCTTCACCATCTTCGATGCGCTCAAGCCGCAGGACCCGGTGGTGCTGAAGGGCCGCCGCAAACTCTCGTCGATGATATTTGCCTGA
- a CDS encoding FAD-binding oxidoreductase, producing the protein MAQKRGQVMGKLGRRAVVFGAGAAAGVAGAKWLKSDVPVLAGTRSIAPQGRVNTMNDASGLSETPVAKHVILTDDSGESLVAALRAELKEAASEGRPVNLGAARHSMGGQAIPREGTAISYRNPFVELDTGAQTYRAHAGARWYEVIAALDPAGFGPAVMQSNSDFGLAATFSVNAHGWPVPYGPMGSTVREVTMVLPDGELVTASRTENAELFAMAMGGYGLVGLITEMVVDMVPNQRLVPSFRRMEAEAFAPAFRAAVDSPDVPMAYGRLNVGRAEFVTEALLITYGTDPESTEIPPAEYASGFTSRAAARLYRWQLGNERMKRARWWTESRFAPMLAGAANRNALMNEPVVTLDDGDAARTDILHEYFVPFDRFSDFLQVCRAVIPASYQEFLNVTLRFVDTDTTSWLSYARVPRIAAVMSFSQEMTARGEADMARMTRALIEGINAIGGAYYLPYRPHATLDQLHTAYPRAAEFAARKREIDPGLLLRNNLWDTYLGEL; encoded by the coding sequence ATGGCGCAAAAGCGAGGGCAGGTGATGGGCAAGTTGGGCCGCAGGGCCGTGGTGTTCGGGGCAGGGGCCGCCGCAGGCGTGGCGGGCGCGAAGTGGCTGAAGAGCGACGTGCCGGTGCTTGCCGGCACCCGGTCGATCGCGCCACAGGGCCGCGTCAACACGATGAACGACGCCTCCGGCCTCTCGGAGACCCCCGTCGCCAAGCACGTCATCCTCACCGACGATTCGGGCGAGAGCCTCGTCGCCGCGCTCCGGGCCGAGCTGAAGGAGGCCGCCTCGGAGGGCCGCCCGGTGAACCTGGGCGCGGCGCGGCACTCGATGGGCGGGCAGGCGATTCCGCGCGAGGGCACGGCGATCAGCTACCGCAATCCCTTCGTCGAGCTCGACACCGGGGCGCAAACCTACCGCGCCCATGCCGGCGCCCGATGGTACGAGGTGATCGCCGCGCTCGACCCGGCGGGCTTTGGCCCGGCGGTGATGCAGTCGAACTCCGATTTCGGCCTCGCCGCGACCTTCTCGGTCAACGCCCACGGCTGGCCGGTGCCCTATGGCCCGATGGGCTCCACCGTGCGCGAGGTGACGATGGTGCTGCCCGATGGCGAGCTGGTCACCGCGAGCCGGACCGAGAACGCCGAGCTCTTCGCCATGGCGATGGGCGGCTACGGCCTCGTCGGCCTCATCACCGAGATGGTGGTGGATATGGTGCCCAACCAGCGGCTGGTGCCGAGCTTCCGGCGCATGGAGGCCGAGGCCTTTGCCCCCGCCTTTCGCGCCGCCGTCGACTCGCCCGATGTTCCCATGGCCTATGGCCGCCTCAACGTGGGCCGCGCCGAGTTTGTCACCGAGGCGCTGCTCATCACCTATGGCACGGACCCCGAGAGCACCGAGATCCCGCCCGCCGAATACGCCTCGGGCTTCACCTCCCGGGCCGCCGCCCGGCTCTACCGCTGGCAACTGGGCAACGAGCGGATGAAGCGGGCACGCTGGTGGACCGAGTCGCGCTTTGCACCCATGCTCGCAGGCGCCGCCAACCGCAACGCGCTGATGAACGAGCCCGTGGTCACGCTGGACGATGGCGACGCGGCCCGCACCGACATCCTCCACGAGTACTTCGTGCCCTTCGACCGCTTCTCCGATTTCCTCCAGGTCTGCCGCGCGGTGATTCCGGCCAGCTACCAGGAGTTCCTGAACGTCACCCTGCGGTTCGTCGATACCGACACGACAAGCTGGCTCTCCTACGCCCGCGTGCCCCGTATCGCCGCGGTGATGAGCTTCTCCCAAGAAATGACAGCGCGCGGCGAGGCCGACATGGCCCGCATGACCCGCGCCCTGATCGAGGGCATCAACGCCATCGGCGGGGCCTATTACCTGCCCTACCGGCCCCACGCCACGCTCGACCAGCTGCACACGGCCTACCCCCGCGCCGCCGAATTTGCCGCGCGCAAACGCGAGATCGACCCGGGGCTGCTGCTCCGGAACAACCTTTGGGACACATACCTGGGGGAGCTATGA
- a CDS encoding amidase, protein MDWQGTSASELGRAIGRGEISPLALTEAMLAAIEAHEFGPRIYARLTRERALAEAEAAEARAKAGTRRSLLDGVPISWKDLFDTAGVATESGSRLLEGRTPTRDALVLARASAAGLVCLGKTHQTELAFSGIGLNPVTASPPCVNDHAAVSGGSSSGAATSVAFHLAAAGIGSDTGGSVRTPAAWNDLVGLKTTHGRLPLTGTVPLCASFDTIGPLTRTVEDAAELLAVMEAGRAPDLRGATLEGTRLMVLETVALDDLAGAVSAGFTSAVERLQAAGALVTRRALPLVAEAMALAGPLYAPEAYATWEAEIEAAPERMYPPVLTRFRGGRDVPARENIAAWHKLHRLRAAWAEAVAGYDAVLIPSVANLPPKQEAVLADEALFTSENLLALRNTRIGNLMGLPALTLPTGVPSTGLMLMGAPMGEERLLRLGAAAEAALS, encoded by the coding sequence ATGGACTGGCAGGGCACATCGGCATCGGAGCTGGGCAGGGCGATCGGCAGGGGCGAGATCTCTCCCCTGGCGCTGACCGAGGCCATGCTCGCCGCCATAGAGGCGCATGAGTTCGGCCCCCGCATCTATGCCCGCCTCACCCGCGAACGTGCCCTGGCCGAGGCCGAGGCCGCCGAGGCCCGCGCCAAGGCCGGCACCCGCCGCAGCCTGCTCGATGGCGTGCCGATCTCGTGGAAAGACCTGTTCGATACCGCAGGCGTGGCCACCGAAAGCGGCTCCAGGCTGCTCGAAGGCCGCACCCCCACGCGCGACGCCCTGGTGCTTGCCCGTGCCTCCGCCGCTGGCCTTGTCTGCCTCGGCAAGACCCACCAGACAGAGCTCGCCTTCTCCGGCATCGGCCTCAACCCCGTCACCGCCTCGCCGCCCTGCGTCAACGATCACGCGGCGGTCTCGGGCGGCTCCTCCTCCGGCGCGGCGACCTCGGTGGCCTTCCACCTCGCGGCGGCTGGGATCGGCTCCGATACCGGCGGCTCCGTCCGGACCCCCGCCGCCTGGAACGACCTCGTCGGCCTGAAAACCACCCACGGCCGCCTTCCGCTCACCGGCACCGTGCCGCTCTGCGCCAGTTTCGACACCATCGGCCCGCTCACCCGCACCGTCGAAGATGCCGCCGAGCTGCTGGCGGTGATGGAGGCGGGCCGCGCGCCCGACCTGCGCGGCGCCACGCTGGAGGGCACCCGCCTGATGGTGCTGGAAACCGTCGCGCTCGACGACCTCGCCGGGGCCGTCTCCGCCGGGTTCACCAGCGCCGTCGAGCGGCTCCAGGCCGCCGGCGCGCTGGTCACCCGCCGCGCCCTGCCGCTGGTGGCCGAGGCGATGGCGCTCGCCGGGCCGCTCTACGCGCCCGAGGCCTATGCCACCTGGGAGGCCGAGATCGAAGCTGCGCCCGAAAGGATGTATCCGCCCGTGCTCACCCGATTCCGCGGCGGGCGCGACGTGCCGGCCCGCGAGAACATCGCCGCATGGCACAAGCTCCACCGGCTTCGGGCGGCCTGGGCAGAGGCCGTGGCGGGGTATGACGCCGTGCTCATCCCCTCGGTCGCCAACCTGCCGCCGAAGCAGGAGGCCGTGCTGGCCGACGAGGCGCTCTTCACCTCCGAGAACCTGCTTGCCCTGCGCAACACCCGCATCGGCAACCTCATGGGTCTGCCCGCGCTCACCCTGCCCACCGGCGTGCCCTCCACCGGCCTCATGCTGATGGGCGCGCCCATGGGCGAGGAGCGGCTGCTGCGGCTGGGCGCTGCGGCGGAGGCGGCGCTGTCGTGA